The window CATACTAGATCCCTCACGTAATCGATGTACAAAACTGAAATATATGATTACTTTAATTAATTCTGACGTAGGAGGTGGTTCATTTTCTGACAATTCTTTTAATGGTACTGCTGTACAACGATCATCAACTTCAATCGGCAGATTATTGTCTGATTCTTCTCTGATTTCaaactgaaaatgaaaaaatgttcatttCGACACAATCTAAACGTATGTATTATATTCTAACATAAAAtactaatttgtgaaataatttatctacctgtgtgtgtgtgtgtgtgtgtgtgtgtgtgtgtgtgtgtgtgtatggttATCTGTGAAAgcaagaaaaaatattctgtTAAACTGTGAATAAGCACAAGTTGTTATAGATTTTCCTGAGTATTTGGAAATTTTTTCCATTAAGTATCTGTTAATTACAAAGTATCAAAGGTGGCAGTTTCagcaatttttgtattttatgcCTATTTATACTATTTTATGACGTACAGATGTATTTTCCGGTTTTTTCATACGTGTTAAGAGTAGCTGAATTGATTGTTTTTAAACACGGCAACCACGCTCTTCCCTATAAAAATTTACCATGTGGTATGCCACGTGACACGCTGACCACTAAAATTAGATTGATTTTTCACGTGACTTGTCACAAGATTTGTCACGTGATAACTGTTAGCAGTCTGTCACGTGATGTGTTGCCGAGTTTGAAAACATATGTCACGTAACGAGTTGCCGATTTTTGTAACACGTTACACCATGTTTCATACAGTCACGTCGTAATAGATCACGTAACATATTACGTAATAAATCACGTGTTTAATCACGTAACATGTTACATCGCGTGTCATATAGTCACGTAACATTCCCCGCTAATAGCCGAAAGTGTAATTCGGATTTATCAACTAAAAATCACAAAGAATTAAAGTTTATCACTTTTAATTGCGTTATAAGCAGTTGAAAATGATTTCAATGATTTGCATTAAATACGATCAAAAATGATAGAAATTAGCTTTCATCAAAATATGACTCATGGTGATTAACAGCTATAAGATGTATTATTTGCGATTttaatactgtatattaaaaacgattaaaatgatttcaatTATATGAGATtagaaacaattttatttgaCTTATCATTAAGTACGATTAACTAACAAACaatcaaatataattaatcTTTATTACTTTTAGTTATAATATAGTCTTTTAAAAACGATACGATtacttttgatttataaaCCTGACATTGCCGCATAACTTTCAGCGATTTCAAGGACATTACAATAGATTATAATAGATTAAATCAAATTGTTAGTGATAATGCGgataaaaaatgattaaaattaatgctAAAAATAAGCATTAATTGCTATAcgattaaaatgtattaaaattgattcttctaAAATGATCAAGAGGATTAGAAGTATAAAGAACgattaaaatgtgattaaaattaatcaaattttatcgCTTTTAATCTGCAGCTATTAGCAGGGTTATGACACAATACGTGGCACGTGACAAGTAAGGTTGTATTTCATAAGGTCACGTAATTTGTGTCATAAAGTAATGTGACAAATCATGTGATATGTCATGTGACGTGTCACGTAATATGTTATGTGACATGTCACGTGATAATctttatgaatattattatagaacatttaattaattttacaattatgCATGTAAAATTAGCAAAAAACCTATTTAATTCTCGGATAATTGGTAAACGACGAATTATTAGAAATCTactaaataaatgtaaaaacatCAAATTTAACGTTTTCAGAAAAGCGAGCAAAAACAGTCATTTAAGTCCCTATTAATAGATACGAAAAACTTGAAAATGGACGTGCTTGTCTCACAaaaagttattaataattgaaatataatatttttaattttttgtattttgtaataattagcGATTTAATTCAGACGCGCTCCTTGAgtatttattacaatatttttccaatttttattttaaatggatAAATTGTAGAAGTAAATGGATAGAAATTCGTGTACTACCTGTCAGAATACAATATTctagaattaaaaaagttcactttttgaggttagaaagaCTACACAATTGCGAGTTGCATTTTCTTATAATAAGATAtgccttaatttttgaaatatttagtaaTTCATAGGGTTTAATTTTTGAGGTTACTAATTTCAATAAACATAGACATCGCTCACAAAATCAATAGTCAATCACAGATCAAATATAATGTTGTGAATGaattttttgaatataatttcatgaattttcttttagataagtttattttttcaattgctCATAAACAggtaataactttttttaattatcttaTTTTGAAATCACCACACACAGACTATAATTATGTGTTTCCAGCATACGTTAAGTTGTGCTCTTCGATGATCAGAAATAAAATGATACGTCTACGGAAAGTTAAATTATTAAGATTATGAATTTTGACTTTCGAAGAGATGTTATACCTGGTATACGGTATCACAGAAactgttttaaaatttgtacagtatttctaaatttatcatcaaaaaaatatatactataacACTCGGTTTATACTTTTCTaccgtgttataaccagggccagaagggccctgtttattgtaaattaacgtcgggcgtgcagaaggcacggctcggccgactcagatcatcGCGGAGGCGGCGAAGGTCGGGTCGTaagaaataacacacgagaagtttaaaTAAGGAAATGTATTTCGATTGtactatacacggaggtgcaaacgccgcacacttcgacgaacgataaagagagacgagagatattaccccgtcgacgtgagagagtgagagtgcaggtacttacaactcagtagtggcagtagtacttgacgcaagcggacgtggtccagtctcggacgtggagatgcaacagttcggacgggcgtcgcagcggctcgtcggtaacgcacggacgaatatcgttcgctctcgagatgctcgcaggactcacaacaaaccCGCGTATAGTACAGAGAAGCTAACTCGGACCGGGATCCGGAGCATGCGCAGTATCCTGCTCCGCTGCCACGCTCTCATTGGCGCTCCGCACTCGCGCGCAGTTTGAAAAAGATGGGGGGCGGGGCTTTGCGTCAGCCGTTTTTCGGAAGGACCGAGTTCAAGCCCCGTGAAcggaaaatttttcttttactctTTTCTGTTAGTTGATATTCTAATTGACGTGAAAAACTCTTTgtgtactaaaaaaaaaaaaacaattagaaAGCTACACAACAATTTTCACATAGGGATATACATCAGTAGGTAGCATATATCCAAGCAAACTCCTCATGACTATGGAAACATAAATATCTAAACTCTATAAAGCCTAAAAACTTAAATATCTGTTAACAAATCatgtttaagcttaaacaaaccCAATTTAAACAAACAAGCCACCCCACCCTctcgataaacatatgctactttcaaTCTTTTTGCTCCAACGACGTTCGCGGCGGCGCGGTCTACGTCGTCGCTTAGTAATCTTATGCTCCCGTGTTCGAGTCCGATACccggcgatttttttttttatttttttatttattaacaattaaataTGTTTACGACGGAAAATTTATATCCTTTTAAAAAGCGATCAGTAGATAAATTAGAAacaattaatatataaaattcttagtcatttcaaaattattattgattattaaagttgctaatttaattttaagagGGTCATgcatgtattatattttgtatattgtatattttttaaatataaatttacttTGTTCTAGATAGATTAGAAGCAGAAAAACGGAAAttagtttaaaattaataaatagtaatataaatacatttttcatttattttagattATCGTATGACATGATGCGATAATAGATTCTATTTGGAAGTGgtatttgtataattatttaatgtaaATTCGATTGAACATTGTATAAGTTTCTTttgtaaaattgataaattcttttttttagcgttttgtattatttattgtttagaCTCATgaacttatttttattattatatacaatattcTTCAGTCGAATTTACATCAGGGCGAAAAAGACTCTTTTTTATCTCTTGCTATtattgtatacattttttctgtCGACGAATTTTAGCAGGAGATTTTTAAGAGTCTTTTTCGCCCTCCGTGGTGGACTCTTTGCGCAAAAAGGCTCGTTTACTGTGctcttttttatcaatattctAAGCATTAAAGTTTTATGAAAGTaatgaagctttggttattaGAAGATTGTTAAAAAACATGTTCGTTATTGAGACTTTTGCGTTTAAGATTGGAGGCAAGTAGGGAGGAGCGTGGAGGAAGGCGGAGCTCCTTTACGTGGTAAAGTAAGGCTACTGGCGAGGCTTCCACGTTTATAAATAATCCcagttgtaaatatttttttttaatattgtaaGCAGTTTACCATGTCGTTTAACTGCttgcaataaaatataaaaattaatattaataaataggataatttatataaatcaaaaagcaacGCGCATGTGGCAGTACCTCCCGGGTTGTGTGGAAAATTgccaatattatatttattttatattttatatttcatatttataaataaagtgtAAATTTAATGCAGTGtgtgtaatataaaaaattgttaaaactataaatttatttgttaattttaatcTTGCTATTTAATAACTAAAAAACTTGTGgttgttgattttatactaagaattttataagaaagtagaaaaaaaataaaaaaaaaatcgccggGTATCGGACTCGAACCCGGGAGCATAAGATTACTAAGCGACGACGTAGACCGCGCCGCCGCGAACGTCGTTGGAGCAGAAAGAttgaaagtagcatatgtttatcgagAGGGTGGGGTGGCTTGTTTGTTTAAATTGggtttgtttaagcttaaacTTGATTTGTTAATAGATATTTAAGTTGTTAGGGTTTATAGGGTTTAGATATTTATGTTTCCATAGTCATGAGGAGTTTGCTTGGATATATGCTACCTACTGATGTATATCCCTATGTGAAAATTGTTGTGTAGCTttctaattgtttttttttagtacacAAAAAGTTTTTCACGTCAATTAGAATATCAACTAACagaaaagagtaaaaaaaaattttctgttCACGGGGCTTGAACGTCCTTCCGAAAAACGGCTGACGCAAAGCCCCGCCCCCCATCTTTTTCAAACTGCGCGCGAGTGCGGAGCGCCAATGAGAGCGTGGCAGCTGAGCAGGATACTGCGCATGCTCCGGATCCCGGTCCGAGTTAGCTTCTCTGGACTATAGTAGCAGCGCGAGCTACacgtgtggatagcgcagcgagactgactctagtcgcggctctcccggccgtcggcacatcgttgtcatatctcgccaacgctgtgcggccaggcggcaaccgcgctacctatgctctcactctctctgtctctatcttgcctcgtctcccgttctcgctcgtttcggcgctcgttggcagcttgctgaaacaataatcttattacaattagtacatgattagccgttagacatttgacgtgcactcggCCGTCACAATACTTTTACAGTTTTagaaacaatttaaataattgcactcgatttcacagagaacaaccctatatacatatatagtttgttataatataatataatttatgattttttacatCATGTACAACATCGGCATCAATGTTTGTGTAGCAACTTTACCTTGAGTCTGGGgcaatttttcaatatcacaattaaaattataaataataaaaatactacaCAATCATATTAGCTAattctataaataattaaaatatgtaatttacTTGTATAGAATTAGATGCACTATACTTCAGCTGATCAGTTTCGTCATTACTGTTATTAATCCCTGGTCCCAATTGAATATTCGAGGCTACATTATGCCTTTTCAGTGTCTTACGTGGTACGGGAACATCGGACtctcgaaaatattttttatatggcACACGATGATCAGCCATTAGGATTATTATAAAACAacccttttttaaaataaaaaacacttttttcactaaaaaaCGTAAGGCCGGTGAGGCTCGATGAAAGTAAACAAACACGTTTTAAGAGCATAGACTTTGAGACTTAGTTGGAGAGTGAACTCACATATGAGATGAAAGCGTTCCGCTGGAACTGGAACGGTAAATTCCACGTTCCGGTAAGAttgttaatatatatatatatatatatttataaataatatatatacgcTATAATTTTAAgtagtttaaaaattattacatacaCATATACGAAACCacacatatttatatattatacgtgCCTATGTTCGGTCTCCTCCTCGCGCGAGtacggatatatatatattcatatacacacacatacatcatCTCTTAAAGCATAGCATAGAGCAGGTCAAGGAAAGtctttaacattttttttataaataaataaatagttgaAATCCATCTTTGAGAGtaataaattcagaaaataCTTACGGCTTTGGGACTGATTCTCTATAATTCGTGCAGCaataagaaaacaaaaataaactgctgattctttgttattttaaGCTTTGAGGTTCTATTTTGTATTGGCTTTTTTAAATGTGTTTAGCTAATCATGGAAATGTCtcaaaaaataacatttacTCACGCTCAcgtgaaatttataaaagaacCAGACAGAGCATGGTTTGTTCATCTTGACATGATAAAAGAGTTTGAAAAAGATTGTCCCAAATATGTCAATGACTTTTTACAAGATAAGTGGTATCATGTTAAGTGGTACGATGGTAGTGTTTGCAAGCGTGTTATCGTCAGAGCACAAATTTCATCTCTAATAGGTAAGtattagtattatttttattattttagctAGGCTTATGAGAcaaaatttgattattgaCGTTTCTGATTTGCAGCTAGTGGCCAAGAAGAGatagaaaaaattataaagtcaCGTAGTCGATTTGCCCCGCTTACTCAAATGGCAGATTTTGATAGTTCATCCTTTAATACTTCCACGGACGATGAAGAGACAATTGCCAGCGCAGCACCGAAGGTCAGATCCCTAATTTTGCTATGTTTTCGATAATCTGTTCTTGTTTTGCTTTCAATGTTTAAGTCATTGATAGATCAGTAGGGCAGATTAAGGCAGTCTTGGACACGGATCAATCTTAGCCATACCAATAATCTCTCATTTAGTGGCCAACATGGTAGCTTCATGCTATATTGGTTTTTGGTAGCTTTACCTTTTCCAATAAAATCACTCTTCCCTACATGTATTTTTCTCTTTGGCATAGCAAATATTTGTCAATTCTTCTCTGTTGAAACTATTGACATAAACTTTTAAATCCGATTTCATGTAAAAATTTGGAACTGATACATGTAAATTTTTACaggaatcaaaaaaaaattgtaaaacttaaCGCTAAATTCTACATAAAAGTATGCGTCAAGATGAGTATGTAAATTTGTACGTGAAATTTTACATGTAACCTTAATTACATTATAACCTTACTTAAACATACCGTATATGATTTGcatgataaaaattgaaacaattatcaataataataataatacattatgcaacaagaaATGAAACGAATAATTGCAACGGGTTAGAGTTTCATGTAATTTGgataattcataaaaaaattgttttattgtACGATAAATTCTTATAAGACAAATGTAGATacttgtaaatgaaaaaatattttaagcgTGGCGCAGAGTTACAATGAGGTTTTTAGTGTTATATATTGCattttctaaatcaaaataaGCAGTATATGttacaaaaatttgtttttataattctATGAATAATTAGCGTTGAAGTTGttttaacatttatatacaaaaaatgcaacCATCATGCCTTAAGGAGGTATTACCGGTATTGGTAGCTATTCAAAACAAAGTccacttttattttctcaaatatATGTGGGATAtacttaataataaaagttacATAAGTCAGGGTACGACAAATATTGATTTGAAATTCACATTAAACGATTTTATTTCTCagaattatgaataaaaagtttcacagtaactgatttcactatttttttttttttttgaggttaagtgtACATTTCttaacttttatttgtttattgctACGCTCACAGGTTCCAAACCATTTTTTACAAGTACTCAAGTTATTCGTTAGTTATTCAACTAATGTTCTTTCTCAGGCTCCAAAGTTTCACTATACTTAAACTCAGTATTTGTTATAGTAAAATCTACTTATATGCcgaattttatcattttctgaACCGACAATCTGTTACGGGTAGGACCTactttaaaaatcatttgatttggcaacttttacaaaaatgtcTGAATTCTGCAATTTTAATATATGGCTTAATTTTGCATTGATGGCACCTTATGGActccaaattttttttgggTTCTGTTAGGGGTATGACAAACTCATACAAAAATGTTCCCTGTTGGAAAAAGTTGATTAGTCGatttttgaacaatttttccACATGTTGGTGTGGAATAATGCAATAGTccataataaataaatataaaaatatacatgcacacacacacacacacccatgtatatatatatatatgaatgaGCTCCTCCACGCCCATACCCCCACCTCATTATATAAGAGCATAATCATCAACATGGTTATTATAAAAACCATAACATCTAAATGTGGAGCTATAATTATCTGGAATACCTGACAATTATTATATTGGCATCTCCCCTAAGAATAACGGAAGATCGCAGCATCGCAGCATGGCATCACATGATTGATCCCAAGATTCGCATTCGCCTGATTTATTACTGGAAAAATAACGCCAAATCGTCATGTGACAAATCACATGActaatcgcgcgatttttctctcccgGGTATgcatatttaaattaattatgacAATGTATGgtcagatgagattttggcaCGAGATCTCACGTGCGATATAGCAATAGGACAAATAGACATTTCTAGCGCATTTTTGTCAGAAGCTTTCGAAATAAGAGGACATATTCTCTCCAGCAGAATAATGAAACTCATGCATCGCAAGCTTAATATAACAAAActagatattataaaaaataattatttacaaaaaaggcTGTAAAATGACATACAATgttctttaataaattaaaataacgttTCTTTGTAATGATGTCTACAAAAAGTTAATGAAGTTTTATCAGTATTTTTTGCCAGTCGAATTTTGCTATGCGCACATTTGCTGTGCCATTTCCCTTAGAAAATTACAAACTTTCTGTTGTAAATCCGTACCCACTGGTTTAAAAGGCCTGAAAATTGACAgaaaactttgtttttagTGATTATAAACACGTACAAACATAAAAACGACTGGagcataaaaaaatagtaaaatgaTACGTATTTTTGTTACAAATCTGCATGTAGACTTAAGCTGTTGTGATCGTGTGAATCTTGTGCAAATCATATATGGTACAGTTCTATGCAAAATTGATGTATATAATCTTCTAAATTTTTCACgacaaaaatgttcaaattgGAGGTTTTATTCGGATGATAATATCGTTTTTATAGGTCAGAAAGGATAGTTTTCAATTGAGGGGTCGGATCGCGAAAGGGTGTACTGCATTCATAATTCTAATAATTCagcaatcatttttaaaaattttttgattactTCGCGCGGTAAACGGGCGACCCTCAGTGAGGCCGATGGATggaaaaagggaaaaatttAAGCTTCATgagaaaaaatcattcaataaGGCCCTCCCCGCAGGAAAATGGTCGTTAAGTAATGTATTTTGAGGATGCGAGTCCCCCAGAACGTACCTCAAAGCTAGTAAGTACCCCATAAACTTAAACCAATTTTTACGAAATTCGCTGATTTTAGTATATTTCCGTTACTCattactttttattacaacattttttaaagaatataGTTAGattttatcttattttatgCCAGACcaatgttattttttaaataattatatacgaAAATCAGCAATTGTCGCAAAAATTGGTTGAAGTTAATAGGGTACTTACTAGCCTTACTTTTTGGACCCATCGGCCACACTGTGCGACCGTATACCGACAGAGAGTTACCTTACCGATATCGGTATCATTTATTGTTTGATAATGATTTTCGAAATTCCGGGAACAAATGACCAAAGGTAATATATGTCCTACCACCATACTAAATTTGAAGTCGATTCATTTAGAATTTCTATATCAGCCCCGTGTTCAAATTGGCCTGGTCTTCCCAACATATGTTTTCCATTCGGGAATACCTCTTATGTTACTTATTGAACTTGTAATttccagaaaaatgaaagCACTATTTTGAAGGAAGCAAAAAGAAAGAATGCAGAAATAACCATTCATAAGATGAATTCTAATACGTTGTTGCAAACGAGAGAAGAGCTGACTTTTACCGCACTCgacaacaataataaaaattcggagaagaaaacaaaaaaagcgATGTGAAAACGTCGATGCCGAAAAAAGTTAGTTTATGTATTCAAATAGTAAGTTACTTAGAGCATGGCGCTATAGGCTAAAAAAAGCAGCT of the Nasonia vitripennis strain AsymCx chromosome 2 unlocalized genomic scaffold, Nvit_psr_1.1 chr2_random0010, whole genome shotgun sequence genome contains:
- the LOC116416557 gene encoding uncharacterized protein LOC116416557, with the protein product MADHRVPYKKYFRESDVPVPRKTLKRHNVASNIQLGPGINNSNDETDQLKYSASNSIQFEIREESDNNLPIEVDDRCTAVPLKELSENEPPPTSELIKGFVANAEMHDCIQEVLEHDEGINANGTFNNKFRTLEDFMQSKEFFEPIDIPMDKTRGELFLMLL